The genome window CCTAAATTATTTGTgagctttttttttttttttttttttttgggtttttcgtttttcttAGTTTTAGTTCTAGCTTACTATACTTTCTGGATTTGAATCagatatttttgaaaagataAAGTAACTTAATAATATCTGCAGCAAGCAAGtgaaagacaagaagacaaGGACAGAAATTGTTTTAAGAGGCAAGGGAAGTCCAAAACGTTTCGAGCGGTTAAAATTGTATCTGTTTTGAAGATTGTGTGATAAACGTCAGGATCCAAGCTAgtttattcttttgaagCGTTGTAATTGGGTGTATTTTAGTAAAAGTGATTGATTATTAAGAGAGATGGCAGTCATTAGTATATCATCTCAAGACCAGTTTACGGAGTTGACTACTACCAAGGCTGGTGACAAGCTCTTGGTATTGTATTTCTACACCAGTTGGGCTGAGCCATGTGTTGCTGTTGGGAAAGTTGTGGAAGCGTTGAGCGAGGAACGTTGCAACAAGGACGTTGTGTTTTTGAGCATTTCTGCTGAAGAACATGTGGAAATTTCGGAGCTTTTCGAGGTGTCCTCTGTGCCAtacttcatcttcattagAAGCGGAACGATATTGAAGGAATTGTCTGGTGCTGACCCTAAGGAGTTTGTGAAGATTTTGAATCAACTTAACGCTGGCGACTCCGGTGCAAACACTAACACAGAAAAGGCAGACGGTGATGCACCAGGCTCGCCACTGACTGGGAATGACGACGAACCGGAGGAAGCTGAGGAAACCGAGGAGCAGTTGAACGAGAgactaaaaaaattaacCCAGGCTGCTCCAGTGATGCTATTTATGAAGGGCACTCCATCCGAACCAAAGTGTGGCTTTTCTAGACAAATGGTAGGAATATTAAGAGAGCACCAGATTAGATTTGGGTTTTTcgatattttgaaagacGAAAACGTCAGACAAGGGCTAAAGAAATTCTCGGAATGGCCTACCTTCCCACAATTGTACATCAACGGGGAATTCCAAGGTGGTCTAGATATTATAAAGGAATCGTTGGAAGAAGACCCAGAATTCTTCCAACACACCCTCTCGAGCTAACTGaccaaggaaaaaaggatcacagaagaaaacagaaaaaaaaaagccaCGAACAAATCCATTGCACCCTATATAGATTTAGCGATCATTTTGCAAGAGGGATCGTTGTCCGTAGCAGTTTATTCCTTCACTCATCTCCATTTTCCTCCTTTATTTATCGACAGACAGTAAGTCGTGCTAATCAAATCTAATAGAGTTTCTGCGCTATCGTTATTCATGAACCCATCCTCACCCTCCTGTTCTTATTCTTTACGTACGTGCCCTTGTTTAGGGAAAGAAATAAACCATATCTAGTTAACTAAACTTACTGATTTCAAATGCCTAAGATTcaaatacatatatatatataatatgtaTACATTCATCGACGTAAATGCGCCGATCTTCAATAAGTTGGTCATAAGTTTTCTATATCCGAATCTGAGAGGATAACATCCTCAATGCTAGAACCCTGCGTTCCACCAGTACCCG of Kluyveromyces marxianus DMKU3-1042 DNA, complete genome, chromosome 3 contains these proteins:
- the GRX3 gene encoding PICOT family protein, translating into MAVISISSQDQFTELTTTKAGDKLLVLYFYTSWAEPCVAVGKVVEALSEERCNKDVVFLSISAEEHVEISELFEVSSVPYFIFIRSGTILKELSGADPKEFVKILNQLNAGDSGANTNTEKADGDAPGSPLTGNDDEPEEAEETEEQLNERLKKLTQAAPVMLFMKGTPSEPKCGFSRQMVGILREHQIRFGFFDILKDENVRQGLKKFSEWPTFPQLYINGEFQGGLDIIKESLEEDPEFFQHTLSS